Proteins co-encoded in one Flavivirga eckloniae genomic window:
- a CDS encoding DUF559 domain-containing protein, protein MSVKLQTPIDYLKGVGPNRADLLRKELGIHTYQDLINLFPNRYIDRTQYYKINQLQRNSADVQVIGKIIAFKEVAQKRGKRLVGTFQDDTGTMELVWFRGQKWIRDSLKLNKPYVIFGKTNWFNGKFSMPHPDMEPLEDHKKNLRSAMQPVYPSTEKLSNKGITNRVINKIMQQLFLETGKRFTETLPESLLTELKLIPKNEALFNVHFPMSQELLSRAQFRLKFEELFYIQLQLILKNLIHKSKIKGVPFEKVGNYFNTFFNEHLPFNLTNAQKRVLKEIRSDLGSNAQMNRLLQGDVGSGKTIVALMSMLIALDNGFQACLMAPTEILSVQHYNGSLEMCNKLNISIEILTGSTKTSKRKDIHENLENGDLQILIGTHALLEDKVKFKNLGLAIIDEQHRFGVAQRSKLWKKGPKGPPQSSHGEDAKTVIQKYMTARPSAYNLLKELQAEKKRHSTEAESILWESLRNKKLDYKFRRQHIIDEFIVDFVCLEKHLIIEVDGGYHNTIEQKEADALRTEILNKIGFKVIRFSNEQVVGDIDSVINAIEKLLKSLPSGEIRGASIPPHILVMTATPIPRTLAMSVYGDLDISIIDELPPGRQSIKTVHRYDKNRLNVFKFIRDEIAKGRQIYIVYPLIQENEKMDYKDLMDGYESIARDFPMPDYQISIVHGKMKPADKDYEMQRFIKGETQIMVATTVIEVGVNVPNASVMIIESAERFGLSQLHQLRGRVGRGAEQSYCILMTGHKLSNDSKTRLETMVRTSDGFEIAEVDLRLRGPGDIMGTQQSGVLNLKIADIIKDNDVLQLARHHAKNILKNDPALSFANNKVILDTYRALSKYKNIWNYIS, encoded by the coding sequence ATGTCTGTAAAACTTCAAACTCCTATAGATTATTTAAAAGGCGTTGGACCTAATAGAGCCGATTTATTGCGCAAGGAGTTGGGCATTCACACTTATCAGGATTTAATTAATTTATTTCCAAACAGGTATATAGATCGTACACAGTATTATAAGATCAACCAACTGCAACGTAATAGTGCAGACGTTCAAGTTATTGGTAAAATCATTGCCTTTAAAGAAGTTGCTCAAAAGCGAGGTAAACGGTTAGTAGGAACTTTTCAAGATGATACCGGTACCATGGAATTGGTTTGGTTTCGGGGACAAAAATGGATTCGCGACAGCTTAAAACTTAATAAACCTTATGTGATTTTCGGAAAAACCAATTGGTTTAATGGCAAGTTTAGTATGCCTCATCCGGACATGGAACCGTTAGAAGACCATAAAAAGAACCTGCGATCTGCTATGCAGCCCGTATATCCTTCTACCGAAAAATTATCAAATAAAGGCATTACAAATCGTGTGATTAATAAAATCATGCAGCAGCTTTTTTTAGAAACCGGGAAAAGGTTTACCGAAACTTTACCCGAAAGCTTACTTACCGAACTTAAATTAATTCCAAAAAATGAGGCGCTTTTTAACGTTCATTTTCCAATGAGTCAGGAGTTACTTTCCAGAGCTCAATTTCGATTAAAATTCGAAGAATTATTTTATATACAATTACAACTAATTCTTAAAAATCTCATTCATAAATCCAAAATTAAGGGAGTCCCTTTTGAAAAAGTCGGTAACTATTTTAATACCTTTTTTAATGAACATTTGCCTTTCAATTTAACTAACGCACAGAAACGGGTTTTAAAAGAAATTCGTTCCGATTTGGGAAGTAATGCCCAAATGAACAGGTTATTACAGGGTGATGTTGGTTCCGGCAAGACCATAGTAGCGCTCATGTCAATGTTAATAGCACTTGACAACGGTTTTCAAGCTTGTTTAATGGCGCCTACTGAAATTTTGTCAGTTCAGCACTACAACGGATCACTTGAAATGTGTAACAAATTGAATATCAGTATTGAAATACTCACAGGTTCAACTAAAACTTCAAAAAGAAAAGATATACACGAAAATCTGGAAAATGGCGATTTACAGATCCTTATTGGCACCCATGCTCTACTTGAAGATAAAGTAAAATTCAAAAATTTAGGGCTTGCTATTATAGATGAACAACATCGATTTGGAGTGGCACAACGAAGTAAATTGTGGAAGAAGGGACCGAAGGGCCCTCCTCAGTCCTCCCATGGGGAGGATGCCAAAACGGTTATCCAGAAGTATATGACTGCTCGTCCTTCGGCATATAATTTACTAAAGGAGTTACAAGCTGAAAAGAAAAGACACAGCACTGAAGCTGAGTCCATTTTATGGGAAAGTTTAAGGAATAAAAAACTTGATTATAAATTTAGAAGGCAACACATAATTGATGAGTTTATCGTTGACTTTGTTTGTCTTGAAAAGCATTTAATCATTGAAGTAGATGGTGGATATCATAACACCATAGAACAGAAAGAAGCTGACGCTTTACGTACCGAAATATTAAATAAAATTGGTTTTAAAGTCATTCGATTCAGCAATGAACAAGTAGTCGGAGATATTGATAGCGTTATAAATGCTATAGAAAAGCTGCTAAAAAGTCTCCCCTCCGGGGAGATTAGAGGGGCTTCCATCCCTCCACACATTTTAGTAATGACAGCTACGCCAATTCCAAGAACATTGGCCATGTCTGTATATGGCGATTTAGACATTTCAATTATTGATGAATTACCACCCGGACGACAATCCATAAAAACAGTGCATCGCTATGACAAAAACCGGTTAAACGTTTTCAAATTCATTAGGGATGAGATAGCAAAAGGCAGACAAATCTATATCGTATATCCATTAATTCAGGAAAACGAAAAAATGGATTATAAGGATTTAATGGATGGTTACGAAAGTATTGCCAGGGATTTCCCTATGCCGGATTACCAAATATCCATAGTTCACGGAAAAATGAAACCTGCTGATAAAGACTACGAAATGCAACGCTTTATAAAAGGGGAAACTCAAATTATGGTTGCTACTACCGTTATTGAAGTGGGCGTAAATGTCCCTAATGCTTCGGTTATGATTATTGAAAGCGCAGAACGCTTTGGTTTATCACAATTACATCAGCTTCGTGGTCGTGTAGGTAGAGGCGCAGAACAGAGTTATTGCATCTTAATGACGGGACATAAGCTCAGTAACGATAGCAAGACACGCCTTGAAACCATGGTAAGAACCAGTGACGGTTTCGAAATTGCAGAAGTCGATTTACGCTTACGAGGCCCCGGAGATATTATGGGAACTCAGCAAAGTGGTGTTTTAAATCTTAAAATAGCTGATATTATAAAGGACAATGATGTTTTACAATTAGCCCGACATCATGCCAAAAATATCCTTAAAAATGACCCCGCATTATCTTTCGCAAACAATAAAGTTATTTTAGATACCTATAGGGCGTTGAGTAAATACAAAAATATATGGAATTACATTTCGTAA
- a CDS encoding T9SS type A sorting domain-containing protein has product MKISPLCFFRKTLLLFIITCFTTPITNAADKLSTLNTNKVFNTSNYTLDANTIAPLSVAVKDYCDVGCYGGNNAHATATAKGGLAPYSFLWSNGATTQKIVNLTNGTYQVIVTDANGSTASCTVTIEAPDELSCQINKINDVSTYGASDGAAEITPTGGTKPYYYAWDNGETTAKAIQLNAGNHSVTITDKNGCITQCNIQIEEPDPEVCKSAGEDCAIELCKNDPPSEKELFAALLGHPSEGGTWSGPVNGIYTYTIAATNYCPEDTATVTVLQPTKPYVECYQTAIFNEDTCKWEVTGEKPQEPQIECYQTAIFNKDTCKWDITGDKPDEPTVECYQIATFNTDTCQWDITGEQPEEPTVACYQTAIFNTDSCKWEVTGDKPKEPTVECYQTIIFNTDTCKWDVTGDKPKKPTVECYQTATFNTNTCQWDVIDEQPEKPIVECYQTATFNTNTCQWDVTGEQPEEPTVECYQTATFNTDTCQWDITGDQPEKPILECYQTATFNPNTCQWDITGDHPEEPTVECYQATTFNTNTCQWDVTGNQPDEPTVECYQTATFNANTCQWDVTGDQPEEPIVECYQTATFNTNTCQWDVTDEQPEEPTVECYQTATFNTDTCQWDITGDQPEEPIVECYQTTTFNTDTCQWDVTGEQPEEPTVECYQTATFNTNTCQWDVTGEQPEEPIVECYQTATFNANTCQWDVTGDQPEEPTVECYQTATFNPNTCQWDITGDHPEEPTVECYQATTFNTDTCQWDVTGDQPDEPTVECYQTATFNANTCQWDVTGDQPEEPTVECYQTATFNPNTCQWDITGDQPEEPIVECYQTTTFNTDTCQWDVTGDQPEEPTVECYQTATFNPNTCQWDITGDHPEEPTVECYQATTFNTNTCQWDVTGNQPDEPTVECYQTATFNANTCQWDVTGDQPEEPTVECYQTATFNPNTCQWDITGDQPEEPTVECYQTATFNTDTCQWDITGDQPEEPTVECYQTTTFNTDTCQWDVTGEPLEAGDNGNLTVCEGAIPTEAELFAALIGADSGGTWSGPVNGVYTYSITSGNCPEDIATVTVTEENCEPTGCETAFARYSENNTCFINDGFQRWGWTNFLTTAGSYTMALYSGAGQCNLNNGAQSGNVEIEWTNNTVSVTIDLFSGFIMTEAQLYIGDNDYPVRQQGPNSTETVAPGSYPYNSGTLSNLTSYTFEDVDVSQFTNGIYIIVHAVTCETDDPQIFKQPKKTTVKAYPTVFKDNVNLDIEVSKTTKGYISIYGTNGRTVKEVNKLILNEGLNKVTIPTSNLSGSMYFLKVTTSDGDQIIKKIIAE; this is encoded by the coding sequence ATGAAAATCTCTCCTCTCTGTTTTTTTAGAAAAACGCTTCTTTTATTTATTATTACATGTTTTACAACACCTATTACAAATGCCGCAGACAAGTTATCTACTTTAAACACTAATAAGGTCTTTAATACGTCTAATTATACCTTAGATGCAAATACTATTGCACCGCTTAGTGTAGCTGTTAAAGATTACTGCGACGTTGGGTGCTATGGAGGTAATAATGCGCATGCTACTGCAACAGCAAAAGGCGGTTTAGCACCATATAGCTTTCTTTGGAGCAATGGAGCTACAACCCAAAAAATAGTAAACTTAACCAATGGCACATATCAAGTCATCGTTACTGACGCAAATGGTAGTACCGCAAGCTGTACAGTTACCATTGAAGCTCCTGATGAGTTAAGTTGCCAGATTAACAAAATAAACGACGTAAGCACATATGGCGCTTCAGATGGGGCTGCCGAAATAACTCCCACAGGTGGCACTAAACCCTATTATTATGCTTGGGATAATGGAGAGACTACTGCCAAAGCTATACAATTAAATGCAGGCAATCATAGTGTAACTATAACTGATAAAAACGGATGCATCACCCAATGTAATATACAAATAGAGGAACCAGATCCTGAAGTGTGTAAAAGCGCAGGAGAAGATTGTGCTATAGAGTTGTGCAAAAATGATCCGCCATCTGAAAAAGAATTATTTGCAGCCTTACTTGGTCATCCAAGTGAAGGTGGTACGTGGAGTGGTCCAGTAAATGGAATCTACACCTACACTATAGCTGCTACAAATTACTGCCCCGAAGATACGGCAACCGTAACTGTATTACAGCCTACAAAACCATATGTTGAATGCTATCAAACGGCTATATTTAATGAAGATACTTGTAAATGGGAGGTCACAGGAGAGAAACCTCAAGAACCGCAAATAGAATGCTATCAAACAGCTATATTTAATAAAGATACTTGTAAATGGGACATTACTGGCGACAAACCCGACGAGCCAACCGTAGAATGTTATCAGATAGCTACTTTCAATACAGACACATGCCAATGGGATATTACTGGAGAACAACCGGAAGAACCTACAGTGGCGTGTTACCAAACAGCTATATTTAATACAGATTCTTGTAAATGGGAAGTTACCGGTGACAAACCCAAAGAGCCAACCGTTGAGTGTTATCAGACAATTATTTTTAATACAGACACTTGTAAATGGGACGTTACCGGTGACAAGCCCAAAAAACCAACTGTAGAATGCTACCAAACAGCTACATTCAATACAAACACATGCCAATGGGATGTTATAGATGAGCAACCAGAAAAACCTATAGTGGAATGTTATCAAACAGCTACATTCAACACGAACACATGCCAATGGGACGTTACGGGAGAACAACCAGAAGAACCAACAGTGGAGTGTTACCAAACGGCTACTTTTAATACCGATACTTGCCAATGGGACATTACAGGAGATCAACCTGAAAAACCTATATTGGAGTGCTATCAAACCGCTACTTTTAATCCAAACACATGTCAATGGGATATTACGGGAGATCACCCAGAAGAGCCAACCGTGGAGTGCTATCAAGCCACTACTTTTAATACCAATACATGCCAATGGGACGTTACAGGTAATCAACCGGATGAACCAACTGTGGAGTGCTACCAAACAGCAACCTTTAACGCGAATACATGCCAGTGGGACGTTACAGGTGATCAACCGGAAGAACCTATAGTGGAGTGCTATCAAACAGCTACATTCAACACAAACACATGTCAGTGGGACGTTACTGATGAGCAGCCAGAAGAACCTACAGTAGAGTGCTACCAAACGGCTACTTTTAATACTGATACTTGCCAGTGGGACATTACAGGAGATCAACCGGAAGAACCTATAGTAGAGTGTTATCAAACGACTACGTTCAACACAGACACATGCCAGTGGGATGTTACAGGTGAGCAGCCAGAAGAACCAACGGTAGAGTGCTATCAAACTGCAACCTTCAATACAAACACATGTCAGTGGGACGTTACTGGAGAACAACCGGAAGAACCTATAGTGGAGTGTTATCAAACAGCAACCTTTAACGCGAATACATGCCAGTGGGACGTTACGGGAGATCAACCAGAGGAACCAACTGTAGAGTGCTATCAAACCGCTACCTTTAATCCGAACACATGCCAATGGGACATTACGGGAGATCACCCAGAAGAGCCAACCGTGGAGTGCTATCAAGCCACTACTTTTAATACCGATACATGCCAATGGGACGTTACAGGTGATCAACCGGATGAACCAACTGTGGAGTGCTACCAAACAGCAACCTTTAACGCGAATACATGCCAGTGGGACGTTACGGGAGATCAACCAGAGGAACCAACTGTGGAGTGCTATCAAACCGCTACTTTTAATCCAAACACTTGCCAGTGGGACATTACAGGAGATCAACCGGAAGAACCTATAGTAGAGTGTTATCAAACGACTACGTTCAACACAGACACATGCCAGTGGGACGTTACGGGAGATCAACCAGAGGAACCAACTGTGGAGTGCTATCAAACCGCTACTTTTAATCCAAACACATGTCAATGGGATATTACGGGAGATCACCCAGAAGAGCCAACCGTGGAGTGCTATCAAGCCACTACTTTTAATACCAATACATGCCAATGGGACGTTACAGGTAATCAACCGGATGAACCAACTGTGGAGTGCTACCAAACAGCAACCTTTAACGCGAATACATGCCAGTGGGACGTTACGGGAGATCAACCAGAGGAACCAACTGTGGAGTGCTATCAAACCGCTACTTTTAATCCAAACACATGTCAATGGGATATTACGGGAGACCAACCGGAAGAACCAACTGTAGAGTGTTACCAAACGGCTACATTCAACACAGATACTTGCCAGTGGGACATTACAGGAGATCAACCGGAAGAACCAACTGTAGAGTGTTACCAAACGACTACGTTCAACACAGACACATGCCAGTGGGACGTTACAGGTGAACCTCTTGAAGCTGGTGACAATGGTAATTTAACGGTATGCGAAGGAGCTATACCAACCGAAGCTGAACTATTTGCCGCTCTAATAGGAGCCGATTCTGGAGGAACGTGGTCCGGACCTGTTAACGGTGTATATACATATTCAATTACTTCAGGAAATTGTCCTGAAGATATAGCAACCGTAACTGTAACTGAAGAAAATTGTGAGCCAACTGGGTGCGAAACCGCTTTTGCCAGATATTCAGAAAACAACACTTGTTTTATAAACGATGGGTTCCAAAGATGGGGCTGGACCAACTTCCTTACCACGGCCGGTAGTTATACCATGGCATTATATTCAGGTGCGGGTCAATGTAATCTAAACAATGGAGCGCAATCCGGTAACGTAGAGATTGAATGGACAAACAACACCGTAAGTGTTACCATTGATCTGTTCTCTGGTTTTATAATGACAGAAGCTCAATTATACATTGGAGATAACGATTATCCTGTAAGGCAACAAGGGCCAAATTCGACTGAAACTGTAGCTCCAGGTTCATATCCATACAATTCTGGCACACTCAGTAATTTAACTAGCTATACATTTGAAGATGTAGATGTGAGTCAGTTTACTAATGGAATATATATCATTGTACATGCCGTTACATGTGAAACAGATGATCCGCAAATTTTTAAACAACCGAAAAAGACAACTGTAAAAGCTTATCCAACTGTTTTTAAAGACAACGTAAATCTTGATATAGAAGTTAGCAAAACAACAAAAGGTTACATAAGTATTTATGGAACTAACGGAAGGACAGTAAAAGAAGTTAATAAGTTAATTTTAAATGAAGGTTTAAACAAAGTAACAATTCCAACATCAAACCTTTCAGGATCCATGTATTTCCTTAAAGTTACCACAAGCGATGGAGATCAAATAATTAAGAAAATTATCGCCGAATAA
- a CDS encoding M1 family metallopeptidase: MKLKYAFLLITSIVASQQTHNVDFIKAKADINFDITQSKVFGYVTYDLKILESVDTIYLDAIKMRFTDVKLVYDGYNGAVDYDQAGKKLLIKHDFKKNKNYQLSFGYFANPKKAMYFIDWNNEEGNKQIWTQGQGKYTSNWLPSLDDMNDKIEFDLSVTFEKGYEVIANGNLINTTEDSFGNKKWHYDMQKPMSSYLVALAIGKYHKNVDYSKSGIPIEMYYYPEDSLKFEPTYRYTKQMFDFLEEEIGVPYPWQNYKQVPVKDFLYAGMENTSTTIFSDAFVVDSIAFVDKNYVNVNAHELAHQWFGDLVTETSGTHHWLQEGFATYYALLAEREVFGDKYYYWRLYEYAQELLDQDKTGKSTMLLDPKSSSTTFYKKGAWALHVLREQVGDKAFKKAVKSYLKKHKFKNVETDDFIKEVEQASGKDLDDFVEVWLKTKSFNYDAALESLKKSVFIQEYLMVDCEAFTSKCKDYISSGISDEAKAKVISQIPDRLQKEDFKNPVKVRQAIAKTLPKVPLALKENYETLLNDASYLTIEAALFGLWNSFPEDRHVYFEKTRHIQGFNDKNIRILWLTLALITDDFEPENDDVFFNELLDYTSPKYGFEIRMNAFSYLKWISSCGEACQENLQQATRHHNWQFSKFAKHMLKAK, encoded by the coding sequence ATGAAATTAAAATATGCCTTTTTACTTATTACCTCTATTGTTGCATCGCAACAAACACATAATGTCGATTTTATAAAAGCTAAAGCAGATATCAATTTTGATATAACCCAAAGTAAGGTTTTTGGTTATGTAACTTACGATTTAAAAATATTGGAATCGGTAGATACCATTTATTTAGATGCCATAAAGATGAGGTTTACCGATGTAAAATTAGTTTATGATGGTTATAACGGAGCGGTTGATTATGACCAAGCTGGTAAGAAACTATTAATAAAGCACGATTTTAAGAAGAATAAGAACTACCAACTTAGTTTCGGATATTTTGCCAATCCTAAAAAGGCCATGTATTTTATTGATTGGAATAATGAAGAAGGAAATAAGCAGATCTGGACACAGGGACAAGGGAAGTATACGAGTAACTGGTTACCGAGCTTAGATGACATGAACGATAAGATTGAGTTTGATTTAAGCGTCACTTTTGAAAAGGGTTATGAGGTTATTGCTAATGGTAATCTTATAAATACCACTGAAGATTCTTTTGGCAATAAAAAATGGCATTACGATATGCAAAAGCCCATGTCTAGTTATCTCGTAGCTTTAGCTATTGGAAAGTATCATAAAAATGTTGATTACTCTAAAAGTGGGATTCCTATAGAGATGTATTATTACCCAGAGGATTCTTTAAAGTTTGAACCCACTTATCGATATACTAAACAAATGTTCGATTTTTTAGAGGAAGAGATAGGAGTGCCATATCCGTGGCAGAACTATAAACAAGTGCCGGTAAAGGATTTTTTATATGCTGGTATGGAAAATACAAGTACTACCATTTTTTCTGATGCTTTCGTAGTCGATTCCATTGCTTTTGTTGATAAGAATTATGTAAATGTTAATGCACACGAGCTAGCACATCAGTGGTTTGGCGATTTGGTTACAGAAACGTCTGGAACCCACCATTGGTTACAGGAAGGTTTTGCTACATATTATGCGTTATTGGCAGAACGAGAGGTGTTTGGAGATAAATACTATTATTGGAGACTTTATGAATATGCTCAGGAATTATTGGATCAAGATAAAACAGGTAAAAGCACCATGCTATTAGATCCAAAATCTAGCAGTACAACTTTTTATAAAAAAGGAGCTTGGGCTTTGCATGTGTTACGTGAGCAAGTAGGAGATAAGGCTTTTAAAAAAGCAGTTAAGAGTTATTTGAAAAAGCATAAATTTAAAAATGTAGAAACCGACGATTTTATAAAAGAAGTAGAGCAGGCGAGTGGCAAAGATTTAGATGATTTTGTTGAGGTTTGGTTAAAAACTAAGAGTTTTAATTACGACGCTGCTTTAGAAAGTCTTAAAAAATCGGTGTTTATACAAGAATACTTAATGGTAGATTGTGAGGCTTTCACATCTAAATGTAAGGACTATATTTCTTCTGGAATTTCAGATGAAGCCAAAGCAAAAGTTATTTCGCAAATACCGGATCGATTGCAAAAAGAAGATTTTAAAAACCCCGTTAAAGTACGTCAGGCGATTGCCAAAACCTTGCCTAAGGTGCCTTTAGCTCTAAAAGAGAATTACGAGACACTTTTAAATGATGCGTCTTATTTAACCATCGAAGCGGCGTTGTTCGGATTATGGAACAGCTTTCCGGAAGACCGACATGTTTATTTTGAAAAAACTAGACATATTCAAGGGTTTAACGATAAGAACATTAGAATACTTTGGTTGACTCTCGCTTTGATTACTGATGATTTTGAACCTGAAAATGACGACGTATTTTTTAATGAACTTTTAGATTATACCAGTCCAAAATATGGTTTTGAAATTCGTATGAATGCTTTTAGTTATTTAAAATGGATAAGTTCCTGTGGTGAGGCGTGTCAGGAAAATTTACAACAAGCCACGAGGCATCACAACTGGCAATTTTCAAAATTTGCGAAGCATATGTTAAAAGCTAAATAG
- a CDS encoding PorP/SprF family type IX secretion system membrane protein: MKIKISTLIIITLFCSKVYCQDPIFSQTALVPETINPGFSGFENSIYSGVMYRKQWPYLDLRVDTFYFFVNSKIDEDANHAVGGNILYQRENNTNYHYGQANLNYTYHINIVDDWYFRPAIEVGYGIKSLNFNNLVLSDQININSGTINNQSIDPSVPQENRNQDFFDFAAGFVIDKKNNKDDTDFWIGAVVKHLSRPSISFFDDRNVPLDIFYSIHANYKFKSSGNYDMYASLNYMRQSAYSRLDIGTTLKYDRFFLGVMAVTNPSKNGINNNLLTSINPLVGIEFERFRFGFSRDFNTSNIGRTDGIYEISITYLSRCLGCYDPSNPKRRK, translated from the coding sequence ATGAAGATAAAAATCTCAACCCTCATAATAATTACTCTTTTTTGCTCAAAAGTTTATTGTCAAGACCCTATTTTTTCTCAAACCGCTTTAGTACCAGAAACGATCAATCCGGGTTTTTCGGGTTTTGAAAATTCAATATATTCTGGCGTTATGTATAGGAAACAATGGCCCTATCTGGATTTAAGAGTTGATACTTTTTACTTCTTTGTGAATAGTAAGATAGATGAAGACGCAAACCACGCTGTTGGTGGCAACATTTTGTATCAGCGTGAGAACAACACCAATTATCATTACGGACAGGCCAATCTGAATTATACATACCATATAAACATAGTAGACGATTGGTATTTTAGACCAGCAATTGAAGTGGGTTACGGTATAAAATCACTTAATTTTAATAATTTGGTGTTATCCGATCAAATAAATATAAACTCAGGAACTATAAACAATCAATCCATCGACCCGTCTGTTCCACAAGAAAACCGCAATCAAGATTTTTTTGATTTTGCAGCTGGTTTTGTAATTGACAAAAAAAATAATAAAGACGATACCGACTTTTGGATAGGAGCCGTTGTTAAACACTTAAGTAGGCCTAGTATTTCGTTTTTCGATGATAGAAATGTTCCTCTGGACATCTTTTACTCCATACACGCCAATTATAAATTTAAGTCTTCTGGTAACTACGATATGTATGCCTCCTTAAACTATATGAGACAAAGTGCATATAGCAGATTGGATATAGGTACTACGCTTAAATACGATAGATTTTTTTTAGGGGTAATGGCAGTGACTAATCCATCTAAAAATGGTATTAACAATAATTTATTAACGTCTATAAATCCACTTGTAGGCATAGAATTTGAACGCTTCCGCTTTGGATTTTCAAGAGATTTCAACACATCTAATATTGGCAGGACAGATGGTATTTACGAGATTTCTATCACGTATTTGTCACGTTGTTTAGGGTGCTACGATCCTAGTAATCCTAAAAGAAGAAAATAA